The following proteins come from a genomic window of Heyndrickxia acidicola:
- a CDS encoding biotin/lipoyl-binding carrier protein, translated as MNQITASMAGTVLNVLVNAGEEVSAGQTVVMLESMKMEIPIEAAFPGKVSEIRVNIGDFVNEDDVLIVFE; from the coding sequence ATGAATCAAATAACAGCATCAATGGCAGGGACGGTATTAAATGTTTTAGTAAACGCAGGAGAAGAAGTCAGCGCGGGTCAAACCGTTGTAATGCTTGAATCCATGAAAATGGAAATTCCGATTGAAGCAGCTTTTCCCGGAAAAGTTTCTGAGATAAGAGTAAACATTGGTGATTTTGTAAATGAAGACGATGTTTTGATCGTATTCGAATAA
- a CDS encoding acetyl-CoA carboxylase biotin carboxylase subunit gives MKKILIANRGEIALRIIKTCRQKGIKTVAIFSDADAALPFVQEADQAFRIGEPPVNRSYLNMDEIIDIALKENVDGIHPGYGLLSENSLFARKVTENGMKFIGPSYKTIEKMGDKIEARKTMQAAGVPVVPGNEEGLKSLEEAISFAEKIGYPVMLKASGGGGGIGMVRCENEQALNQHYASTKNRAKAYFGSEELFLEKCIDHARHIEVQIFGDQQGNIVHLFERNCSVQRRNQKVIEESRSPNLSLETQAKMYETAIKAGEAVNYINAGTVEFIVDEQENFYFLEMNTRLQVEHPVTEEITGLDLVDWQIQIADGQKLPLTQEQILSKGHAIEFRIYAEDPKTFFPSPGTIQELNWGSGKNVRIDSGYVSGSQVTPFYDPMIAKCTVYADSRTDCIRQASAFLEGTVIGGIKTNLPYLLGILRNDQFLSGHYTTGIMSTIK, from the coding sequence TTGAAGAAAATTTTAATTGCTAATCGGGGAGAAATTGCACTGAGAATTATAAAAACCTGCAGACAGAAAGGAATTAAAACCGTAGCAATCTTTTCGGATGCGGACGCAGCCCTGCCTTTTGTACAGGAAGCCGATCAAGCCTTCCGTATCGGAGAGCCTCCTGTAAACCGTTCTTATTTAAACATGGACGAAATTATTGACATTGCCTTAAAGGAAAATGTGGATGGCATTCATCCTGGCTATGGCCTTTTATCTGAGAACAGCCTCTTTGCAAGAAAGGTTACGGAGAATGGAATGAAATTCATTGGTCCTTCTTATAAAACCATTGAAAAAATGGGAGATAAAATAGAGGCTCGAAAAACGATGCAAGCTGCGGGAGTACCTGTTGTACCCGGTAATGAGGAAGGGTTGAAGTCACTGGAAGAAGCCATTTCCTTTGCAGAGAAAATCGGGTACCCTGTTATGCTGAAGGCAAGCGGAGGAGGCGGAGGGATTGGCATGGTTCGCTGTGAAAATGAACAAGCGCTCAATCAACATTATGCTTCCACAAAAAATCGTGCTAAAGCGTATTTTGGATCTGAGGAGTTATTTTTAGAAAAGTGTATTGACCATGCAAGACACATAGAGGTTCAAATATTTGGAGATCAGCAGGGAAATATCGTTCATTTATTTGAAAGAAATTGTTCTGTTCAAAGAAGAAACCAAAAAGTTATAGAAGAATCAAGGTCACCGAATCTTTCGCTGGAGACACAAGCGAAAATGTATGAAACCGCTATCAAAGCGGGTGAGGCCGTCAACTATATTAACGCAGGAACAGTTGAATTCATTGTGGATGAACAGGAAAATTTTTATTTTCTTGAAATGAACACCCGTCTTCAAGTAGAACATCCTGTTACAGAGGAAATTACAGGGCTTGACCTTGTAGATTGGCAGATACAAATAGCTGATGGGCAAAAACTTCCGTTAACTCAGGAGCAAATCCTTTCTAAAGGGCATGCGATTGAATTCCGCATTTATGCAGAGGATCCTAAAACATTTTTTCCATCACCAGGTACGATTCAGGAATTGAATTGGGGAAGCGGAAAGAATGTTCGAATCGACAGCGGTTATGTGTCAGGCTCTCAGGTTACGCCTTTTTACGATCCTATGATTGCAAAGTGTACGGTATATGCTGATAGCCGGACAGACTGCATTCGACAGGCATCCGCCTTTTTGGAGGGAACAGTCATAGGAGGGATAAAAACGAATCTTCCGTACCTTTTGGGAATATTGCGAAATGATCAATTTTTGTCAGGTCACTATACAACCGGAATCATGTCAACAATCAAATAA